A stretch of the Saprospiraceae bacterium genome encodes the following:
- a CDS encoding deoxynucleoside kinase: protein MKSNPNKYICIEGNIGAGKTTLCQLISLDFPCKIILEQFTENPFLEYFYKDPNRYALTVELFFLTERQKQIQQEASNLDLFNDFIISDYTILKSLLFARANLEADEYKLFFKVYQALTQGLPKPDLIVYIHREIKHVQNNISKRGRLFENEITDTYLNKIQDSYFDFFKNQTVIPIVVIDIADQDFTQNQNLFNELTTVLFTKYAPGLHHIKILN from the coding sequence ATGAAAAGCAATCCTAACAAATACATATGCATTGAAGGAAATATTGGAGCGGGCAAAACCACTCTTTGTCAATTGATAAGTCTAGACTTTCCATGTAAAATCATATTAGAACAATTTACTGAAAACCCTTTTCTGGAATATTTCTACAAAGATCCGAATCGATATGCATTGACAGTCGAGTTATTTTTTCTTACCGAACGTCAAAAACAGATTCAGCAAGAAGCATCTAATTTAGATCTGTTTAACGATTTTATTATATCTGATTATACAATTTTAAAAAGTTTATTGTTTGCACGAGCCAATCTTGAAGCGGATGAATACAAATTATTTTTTAAAGTATACCAGGCTTTGACCCAAGGTTTGCCAAAGCCAGATTTAATCGTATACATTCACAGAGAAATCAAACACGTTCAAAACAACATTTCCAAAAGAGGGCGCTTATTTGAAAACGAAATAACAGATACCTACCTCAACAAAATACAAGATAGTTATTTTGATTTTTTTAAAAACCAAACTGTAATTCCTATTGTAGTAATAGACATTGCAGATCAGGATTTTACTCAAAATCAAAATTTATTTAATGAATTAACAACGGTATTATTCACAAAATACGCACCAGGTTTACATCATATTAAAATTTTAAATTAA
- the folK gene encoding 2-amino-4-hydroxy-6-hydroxymethyldihydropteridine diphosphokinase: protein MAIRKLFIGLGSNLGDRLHYLNSAKSQIGLKFSTALMCSSIYESEPWGFKEQESFLNQVISVETELHPLKIWDLLFDIEKNLGRLRDIKFGPRTIDLDIILLGTMYFKNNNLTIPHPQMQKRKFVLEPLAELDSEIIHPLFSTSIRQLLIDCEDIGQITKYHHYEKQS, encoded by the coding sequence ATGGCAATTAGAAAACTCTTTATTGGACTTGGTAGCAATTTAGGTGATCGGTTGCATTATTTAAATTCAGCCAAATCGCAAATTGGTTTAAAATTTAGTACAGCACTGATGTGCTCTTCCATATACGAATCAGAACCATGGGGATTCAAAGAACAAGAGTCGTTTTTAAATCAAGTAATTTCAGTTGAAACCGAATTGCATCCACTTAAAATCTGGGATCTACTCTTTGATATTGAAAAAAATCTGGGTCGACTTCGTGATATAAAATTTGGTCCCAGAACGATTGATTTAGATATTATTTTATTAGGCACAATGTATTTTAAAAATAACAATCTAACAATACCCCACCCTCAAATGCAAAAACGAAAATTTGTTTTGGAACCACTTGCAGAGCTAGATAGCGAAATCATCCATCCCCTATTTTCCACTTCAATTAGACAATTATTGATTGATTGTGAAGACATAGGCCAAATAACAAAATACCATCATTATGAAAAGCAATCCTAA
- a CDS encoding M28 family peptidase, which translates to MKNLLVVSICLLLNIKALTQNQLPIISNKILNYDAFNNTILINFDLDDADNSMLEVQCKLFSADATTKYIEIVPDQITGDIGFPIGKGINKQISIHFNSALPYQKLSIVLVALDRESINIQEIISKVDSNNLKAQVTLLQGRRNTGNQVFYDQTREYLYTTLNSAVPTRELNFNTGQYNGKNFEATKLGYEKPAALYLIDAHYDSYSNAPGADDNASGVAGVLEAIRILGDYASKKSIRYVLFDLEEAGLVGSTYYVTNQLNPKDSIQGVINFEMIGFYSEQANSQDLPTGFNILFPDAYNQVIANNRKGDFITNVGNTLSYSLRSKFQQFASSWVPELKVISLDVPGNGSIAPDLTRSDHFAFWLKNIPALMITDAANFRNKNYHTIRDSVKFLNFDFMSQVTKASIATLMELAETQHGVSTEISVDLRTAIQDGVNDKITVSDINNILQLNSTININDALIKIYSVSGNLIETHEIDILGNQTNPLTAIQMPAGIYFITLTSDKLKWSGKYFNNGN; encoded by the coding sequence ATGAAAAATTTACTTGTCGTTTCAATTTGTTTGTTATTGAATATAAAAGCATTGACACAAAATCAATTGCCTATAATATCAAATAAGATATTGAATTATGATGCTTTTAATAATACAATCTTGATCAATTTTGATTTAGATGATGCTGACAACTCAATGCTTGAAGTCCAATGCAAACTATTTAGCGCAGATGCTACAACAAAATATATTGAAATCGTACCGGATCAAATCACAGGAGACATTGGATTTCCAATTGGCAAAGGAATAAATAAACAAATTAGTATTCATTTTAACTCTGCCCTACCTTATCAAAAGTTATCAATTGTACTTGTAGCGTTGGACCGCGAATCAATTAATATCCAGGAAATCATTTCTAAAGTGGACTCAAATAATCTAAAAGCGCAAGTGACCTTATTGCAAGGCAGACGAAATACTGGAAATCAGGTTTTCTATGATCAAACCCGTGAGTATTTATACACCACGCTAAATTCAGCAGTTCCTACCCGCGAATTGAATTTCAATACCGGACAATACAATGGTAAAAATTTTGAAGCGACAAAATTGGGTTATGAAAAACCAGCTGCACTTTATTTAATTGATGCACATTACGATTCATATTCAAATGCACCAGGTGCTGATGACAATGCATCCGGAGTAGCAGGAGTTTTAGAAGCCATTCGTATTCTCGGCGATTACGCCAGCAAAAAATCAATCCGATATGTTCTTTTTGATTTAGAAGAAGCCGGACTTGTTGGAAGCACTTATTATGTAACGAATCAATTGAATCCCAAGGATAGCATACAAGGTGTGATAAACTTTGAAATGATCGGATTTTATTCAGAACAAGCCAATTCACAAGATCTCCCAACAGGATTCAACATACTCTTTCCTGATGCTTACAATCAAGTCATTGCAAACAACCGGAAAGGTGATTTTATTACAAATGTGGGCAATACATTATCCTATTCATTACGTTCAAAATTCCAACAGTTTGCTTCAAGCTGGGTTCCGGAGTTAAAGGTTATTTCTCTTGATGTACCCGGAAACGGATCAATTGCCCCAGATTTAACCAGGAGTGATCATTTTGCTTTTTGGCTTAAAAATATACCCGCATTAATGATTACAGATGCTGCCAATTTCAGAAACAAGAATTACCACACAATTAGGGATTCTGTTAAATTTCTAAATTTTGATTTTATGAGCCAAGTTACAAAAGCATCCATTGCGACTCTTATGGAATTGGCCGAAACACAACATGGCGTGTCTACTGAAATTAGTGTTGATTTGAGAACGGCTATTCAAGATGGGGTTAATGATAAAATTACAGTTTCTGACATAAACAACATATTACAACTTAATTCTACTATAAATATTAATGATGCATTAATCAAGATCTATTCTGTTTCAGGGAATTTAATCGAAACACATGAAATAGATATTTTAGGCAACCAAACCAATCCATTGACAGCGATTCAAATGCCTGCAGGTATATATTTTATTACACTTACTTCCGACAAATTGAAATGGTCCGGAAAATATTTTAATAATGGCAATTAG
- a CDS encoding RsmB/NOP family class I SAM-dependent RNA methyltransferase, with product MKRLLNEEFPEFENALHKDSPVSIRLNPYKNTNDFTLNKADQIPWCSSGYYLTERPSFTLDPFFHAGHYYVQEPASMFLEYILNALKIPKNCNVLDLCSAPGGKSTLLLSYFSEDAFIHCHEYDPHRAKVLKQNLERWGTNNTYVSQGSLEQLSNSSMRYKIILVDAPCSGEGMFRKEPEALKQWSPQKVKACTVMQQNILKVADALCETGGYIIYSTCTYNSEENEQQLTPYVLGGRFKSIQLPNYFAQEYLEKQVFVYRFYPHKLSSEGLTISVIQKQEELISLNFKLKSASIKFNKEFNPADWINNSTAYQIISVRELFYAVHQNHLEQFAYLNSFLRFSGGAIPVCQMKGIAVYPEHGLALSIHLNEQIHKYDLDLKEALNFLRATYAPLQKEIKAKWLLAVYKSAHLGWFKVNQNGLKNYFPINQRIRNY from the coding sequence ATGAAGCGCCTTTTAAATGAGGAATTTCCTGAATTTGAAAATGCTTTACACAAAGACTCACCGGTATCTATTCGTTTAAACCCCTATAAAAATACAAATGATTTTACCTTAAATAAAGCTGATCAGATTCCATGGTGCTCTTCTGGCTACTATTTAACAGAACGGCCTTCATTTACTTTGGATCCATTTTTTCATGCAGGTCATTATTACGTACAAGAGCCTGCATCCATGTTTTTAGAATATATTTTGAATGCACTAAAAATACCTAAAAATTGCAATGTTTTAGATTTATGCAGTGCACCTGGTGGAAAATCCACGCTTTTATTATCCTATTTTTCTGAAGATGCATTTATCCATTGTCATGAATATGACCCACACCGCGCTAAAGTTTTAAAACAAAATCTGGAACGCTGGGGTACAAATAATACCTATGTAAGCCAAGGATCTCTTGAACAATTATCGAATTCATCAATGCGCTATAAAATTATTCTGGTTGATGCTCCTTGTAGTGGTGAAGGAATGTTTCGAAAGGAACCTGAGGCCCTAAAACAATGGAGTCCCCAAAAAGTAAAAGCCTGCACCGTTATGCAACAAAATATATTAAAAGTTGCAGATGCCTTGTGCGAAACTGGTGGTTATATAATTTATTCAACCTGTACTTACAATTCAGAAGAAAACGAGCAACAATTAACACCTTATGTACTGGGTGGACGTTTCAAAAGCATTCAACTACCCAATTACTTTGCACAAGAATACCTAGAGAAGCAGGTCTTTGTTTATAGATTTTATCCTCACAAACTATCATCAGAAGGTCTAACTATAAGCGTTATCCAAAAACAAGAAGAACTAATTTCACTTAATTTTAAATTAAAATCAGCATCTATTAAATTCAACAAGGAATTTAATCCGGCTGATTGGATAAACAATTCAACTGCATATCAAATTATCTCTGTAAGAGAACTCTTTTATGCAGTGCATCAAAATCATCTAGAACAGTTTGCATATTTAAATTCGTTTTTACGTTTCTCGGGAGGCGCGATTCCTGTTTGTCAAATGAAAGGAATTGCAGTTTATCCTGAACACGGTTTAGCATTGAGCATTCACTTAAATGAACAAATTCATAAATATGACCTGGACTTAAAGGAAGCCTTAAATTTTCTGCGTGCAACCTATGCCCCTTTACAAAAAGAAATCAAAGCAAAATGGCTACTAGCTGTTTATAAATCTGCACACTTAGGCTGGTTTAAAGTAAATCAGAATGGTTTAAAAAATTACTTTCCAATAAATCAAAGAATTCGCAATTATTAA
- a CDS encoding UbiD family decarboxylase, whose product MSYKSLQEACVDLEKNKMLIRIPDELDGNLVIPELHRRVQAIQGPALYFEKIKGSKFPGVSNLFGTNVRSEFLFKDVLHKLEWLIKLKADPEQIIKRPFSLLKHIPFLIKGLPKKINAQVLNHECSLSELPKIRAWPKDGGSFITLPQVISFPPGTLDPKKANVGMYRIQLDGNDYKTNQEIGLHYQLHRGIGIHHQQYKESKESFRISIGIGGPPAYTLASIFPLPEGLSEILFSGFLNNRRYRYCIDNSYFIPQDIDFCITGKVSMNELKQEGPFGDHLGYYSLQHPFPFLTDIKIYHKPNPIYPFTVVGRPPQEDSAFGYLIHKMVSELTSVEYPGIKQLHAVDATGVHPLLLAVGSERYMPFRDRKPEELLTSANLLLGKGQTSLSKYVFIAAEEPGRQLDVHNIKDFFEFILERIDWSKDLHFYTNTTIDTLDYSGDQWNGGSKLVIACNRNKSRELAIDLQAFNDMPSVYKNCKLVQKGIVLIETKPFTNYIDSLQELNVLTDYLNQSKFHGFPLIIICDNTEFCSASYSNFLWVTFTRSNPSNDIYGVSSGFLHKHWFCKNTLVIDSRKKPHHAPELEIDPKTSQIVDQFIYQTPSLRTLFT is encoded by the coding sequence ATGAGCTACAAAAGCCTCCAGGAGGCCTGTGTTGATTTAGAGAAAAATAAGATGTTAATCCGGATTCCGGATGAACTTGATGGGAATTTGGTTATTCCAGAATTGCACAGAAGGGTTCAAGCCATTCAGGGACCTGCACTTTACTTTGAGAAAATTAAAGGTTCAAAATTTCCAGGGGTCTCCAATTTGTTTGGGACCAATGTCAGAAGTGAATTTTTATTTAAAGATGTCCTGCATAAATTGGAATGGTTAATCAAATTGAAAGCAGATCCAGAACAAATAATAAAAAGGCCCTTCAGCCTTTTAAAACATATCCCCTTTTTGATAAAAGGATTGCCTAAAAAAATAAACGCACAGGTTTTAAACCATGAATGTAGCCTCAGTGAACTTCCAAAAATAAGAGCCTGGCCAAAAGATGGAGGCTCCTTTATTACACTCCCACAAGTAATCAGTTTTCCACCTGGAACACTAGATCCTAAGAAAGCTAATGTTGGAATGTATAGAATTCAATTGGATGGTAATGATTATAAAACTAATCAAGAAATTGGATTGCATTATCAATTGCACAGAGGCATTGGAATTCATCATCAACAATATAAAGAATCAAAGGAGTCTTTTAGAATCAGTATTGGAATTGGTGGCCCCCCAGCATATACTTTAGCTTCCATATTTCCACTGCCTGAAGGACTCAGTGAAATTCTTTTTAGTGGTTTTTTAAACAATAGAAGGTATCGATACTGCATAGATAATTCGTATTTCATTCCTCAGGATATTGATTTTTGTATTACTGGAAAGGTTTCGATGAACGAATTAAAACAAGAAGGACCTTTTGGCGATCATTTAGGATATTATAGTTTACAACACCCTTTTCCTTTTTTAACTGATATCAAAATATACCATAAACCGAATCCAATTTATCCCTTTACCGTTGTCGGCCGTCCTCCCCAAGAAGATTCTGCTTTTGGATATTTGATTCACAAGATGGTATCCGAATTAACATCCGTTGAATATCCAGGCATCAAACAATTGCATGCTGTAGATGCTACAGGTGTACATCCTTTATTATTGGCAGTCGGATCTGAACGTTACATGCCATTTCGGGACAGAAAGCCAGAAGAATTGCTTACCAGTGCAAACCTTCTTCTAGGCAAAGGTCAAACATCATTATCTAAGTATGTATTTATTGCTGCAGAAGAGCCAGGTCGCCAATTAGACGTTCATAATATCAAAGATTTTTTTGAATTTATATTAGAACGAATTGACTGGAGTAAAGATTTACATTTCTACACGAATACAACCATTGACACGCTTGATTACTCAGGTGATCAATGGAATGGTGGTTCCAAACTTGTTATTGCCTGCAATAGAAACAAAAGCAGAGAACTAGCAATTGACCTGCAAGCTTTTAATGACATGCCCTCAGTGTATAAAAACTGCAAATTGGTTCAAAAGGGAATTGTTTTAATAGAAACAAAGCCATTTACAAATTATATAGACTCTCTACAAGAACTTAATGTACTTACTGACTATTTGAATCAGTCAAAATTTCACGGCTTTCCACTTATAATAATATGTGACAATACGGAATTTTGTTCGGCTAGTTATTCTAATTTCTTATGGGTGACCTTTACACGAAGCAATCCATCAAATGACATTTATGGAGTAAGTTCCGGTTTCCTTCATAAACATTGGTTTTGTAAAAATACTTTAGTTATTGACTCAAGGAAAAAACCTCATCATGCACCTGAATTAGAGATTGATCCTAAAACCAGTCAAATCGTAGATCAATTCATTTATCAAACGCCTTCATTGAGAACCCTTTTCACATGA
- a CDS encoding thymidylate synthase — MQDYLNLLRKVKDEGIERTDRTGVGTKSIFGYQMRFDLANSFPLLTTKKLHLKSIIYELLWFLNGDTNIKYLNDHGVSIWNEWADENGDLGPVYGKQWRSWETREGHVIDQMAELLKTLKTNPESRRLVISAWNVGDLSKMALSPCHCLFQFYVADGKLSCQLYQRSADVFLGVPFNIASYALLTLMVASSCGLKPGTFVHTFGDVHLYLNHIEQAELQLSRTPFKSPKIILNPTVKDLFNFKFDDFELVDYQCHPSIKAPIAV; from the coding sequence ATGCAGGACTATTTAAACCTTCTCCGTAAGGTTAAGGATGAGGGAATTGAACGGACGGATCGGACTGGCGTTGGCACTAAAAGTATTTTTGGGTACCAGATGCGGTTTGATTTAGCAAATTCTTTTCCATTATTAACAACCAAAAAGCTGCATTTAAAATCGATCATTTACGAGTTGCTATGGTTTTTAAATGGAGATACCAACATCAAGTATCTCAATGATCATGGAGTTTCTATTTGGAATGAATGGGCAGATGAAAATGGAGATCTTGGACCTGTTTATGGAAAACAATGGCGCTCTTGGGAAACCAGAGAGGGTCATGTAATTGATCAAATGGCAGAATTGTTGAAAACCTTAAAGACTAATCCTGAATCTCGCAGATTGGTAATTTCTGCCTGGAATGTTGGGGATTTGTCCAAAATGGCCTTGAGTCCATGCCATTGTTTGTTTCAATTTTATGTGGCAGATGGCAAATTGTCTTGTCAACTTTACCAACGCTCGGCTGATGTTTTTCTGGGTGTACCGTTTAATATTGCCTCCTATGCTTTATTGACATTAATGGTAGCATCAAGTTGCGGTCTGAAGCCAGGGACATTTGTCCACACGTTTGGAGATGTTCATTTGTATTTAAACCATATAGAGCAAGCTGAATTGCAATTAAGCCGAACTCCTTTTAAAAGTCCAAAGATTATTTTAAATCCCACGGTAAAGGATCTTTTTAATTTTAAGTTTGATGATTTTGAACTGGTTGATTATCAGTGTCATCCATCAATTAAAGCACCAATTGCTGTTTAA